Proteins from a genomic interval of Chryseobacterium indologenes:
- a CDS encoding endonuclease III: MTKKQRAELVQIELDKLYPTTPIPLDHTDPYTLMVAVALSAQTTDKKVNQVTPELFAVAGTPQRMAKLEEFQIKELIKEIGLSNTKAKNLKRMAELLLERHGGVVPQTYEELEALPGVGHKTASVVMSQGFGYPAFPVDTHIHRLMTQWKLTSGKNVVETERDAKKLFPEEVWNKLHLQIIFYGREYSPARGKGEKDFITKMMFDK; this comes from the coding sequence ATGACAAAAAAACAAAGAGCTGAGCTCGTTCAGATAGAACTGGATAAATTATATCCTACCACCCCAATTCCGTTGGATCATACAGATCCTTATACTTTAATGGTTGCTGTAGCACTTTCTGCTCAGACAACAGATAAAAAGGTTAATCAGGTGACTCCCGAGCTTTTTGCTGTGGCAGGAACGCCCCAAAGAATGGCAAAGCTCGAAGAGTTCCAGATCAAAGAATTGATTAAAGAAATAGGACTGTCTAATACCAAAGCCAAAAACTTAAAAAGAATGGCAGAGCTTCTTCTGGAAAGGCACGGTGGAGTGGTTCCTCAGACTTACGAGGAGCTGGAGGCGCTACCCGGAGTAGGTCATAAAACAGCATCTGTAGTCATGAGCCAGGGATTTGGTTACCCTGCTTTTCCGGTCGACACCCATATCCACCGCCTGATGACCCAATGGAAGTTAACATCAGGTAAAAATGTAGTAGAAACGGAACGTGATGCCAAAAAGCTATTCCCGGAAGAGGTATGGAATAAACTTCATCTTCAGATTATTTTCTACGGAAGAGAATATTCTCCTGCTAGAGGAAAAGGTGAGAAAGATTTTATTACGAAAATGATGTTTGACAAATAA
- a CDS encoding GNAT family N-acetyltransferase, whose translation MSREKHPRANNTYETERLILRPMSREDRDFVFELYNRPKFIQHIGNRNVNSIEDAENYILTRFVPQIEKMGFGNYLLITKEGNEKVGAVGIFEREGLDIVDIGYSLLEEFEGKGYAYEAAQKVKSIGMDEFGLSKISAIISKDNISSQKLIEKLGLKFKKHVVLPGETEELNYYETE comes from the coding sequence ATGAGCCGAGAAAAACACCCAAGAGCAAATAACACCTATGAGACCGAACGATTAATTCTTCGTCCAATGTCCCGTGAAGACAGAGATTTTGTCTTTGAGCTTTATAACAGGCCGAAATTTATTCAGCATATCGGCAACCGTAATGTTAACAGTATTGAAGATGCCGAAAACTATATCCTGACCAGATTTGTTCCTCAGATTGAAAAAATGGGATTCGGGAACTATCTTTTAATAACGAAAGAAGGGAACGAAAAAGTAGGAGCGGTAGGAATCTTTGAAAGGGAAGGGCTGGATATTGTAGATATCGGATATTCTTTACTGGAGGAATTCGAAGGAAAAGGATATGCATATGAAGCCGCTCAAAAGGTTAAATCCATAGGAATGGATGAGTTTGGGCTATCAAAAATATCGGCGATCATTTCAAAAGATAATATTTCTTCCCAGAAACTGATCGAAAAATTAGGCTTAAAATTTAAAAAACATGTAGTTCTTCCCGGAGAAACAGAAGAGTTGAATTACTATGAAACAGAATAA
- a CDS encoding DUF885 domain-containing protein, with protein sequence MKKILSKSILGLGLMIALASCKKSDSPLTKVTPSNLDSIASNYYEQYLKLYPLDATSQGDTRYNDQLPINIDKDFISGEVAFYHSVQKQLDHVDYKTLSDEDKVIYDVLDYTLKDKIEAYAYHPEYIPFTQFGGLPLTFPLYGSGQGSQPFKTEKDYSDWLKRMEKFPEWMDAATENFREGINNKVVLPKKLIVKMIPQMKAEEIITPDMDKNIFYGPVKNFPKNFSQAQKDKFSGLYKEAITKKIIPAYTKMATFLEKEYWPKGRDTDGYNSLPNGNEIYSYYVKSWTTTKKSPEEINKIGLQQVAMLRAEMEKVKQQVGFNGSLEEFITFVKTDPKAMPYKTSKDVLNGFNSILAKITPKLKTMFNVTPKTKFEIRQTEKFREASASAEYIPGTPDGKRPGIFYVPLPDPTKFNVTSGMESLFLHEAIPGHHYQVSLQQENEKLPKFMRFGWFGAYGEGWAHYCETLGPEFGLYTDPYQKMGYLSDQMLRAVRLVVDTGLHTGKMSREEAIKYFLSNISYDEGAAVAEVERYMAMPGQALGYKIGSLRIRELREKYQKELGTKFSLASFHDEVLSQGCLPLDVLNRKMELWAKKQK encoded by the coding sequence ATGAAAAAAATTTTGTCAAAAAGTATTTTAGGACTGGGCCTGATGATCGCTCTTGCTTCATGCAAGAAGTCTGATTCTCCTCTTACCAAAGTAACTCCTTCTAATCTGGATTCTATTGCGTCCAATTATTATGAGCAGTATCTTAAATTATATCCTCTTGATGCTACTTCGCAGGGAGATACAAGATACAATGATCAGCTTCCTATCAATATTGATAAAGATTTCATTTCAGGTGAAGTAGCTTTCTATCATTCGGTACAGAAACAGCTGGATCATGTAGATTATAAAACTCTTTCAGATGAAGATAAAGTAATATATGATGTATTGGATTATACTTTGAAAGATAAAATTGAAGCCTATGCCTATCATCCTGAATATATTCCTTTCACCCAATTCGGAGGTCTTCCTTTAACATTTCCTCTGTATGGAAGCGGACAGGGAAGCCAGCCCTTCAAAACCGAAAAAGATTACAGCGACTGGCTTAAAAGAATGGAGAAATTCCCTGAATGGATGGATGCCGCCACAGAAAACTTCCGTGAAGGGATCAATAATAAAGTAGTTCTTCCCAAGAAACTGATTGTCAAAATGATTCCACAGATGAAAGCCGAGGAAATCATTACACCTGACATGGATAAAAATATCTTCTACGGACCTGTTAAGAATTTTCCAAAGAACTTTTCTCAGGCTCAGAAAGACAAATTCTCAGGGTTGTATAAGGAAGCTATTACCAAAAAGATCATTCCTGCTTATACGAAAATGGCGACATTTCTGGAAAAGGAATATTGGCCAAAAGGCAGAGATACGGACGGATATAACAGCCTTCCCAACGGAAATGAAATCTACAGCTATTATGTAAAAAGCTGGACAACGACTAAGAAATCTCCTGAGGAAATAAATAAAATCGGACTACAGCAGGTAGCCATGCTTCGTGCTGAAATGGAAAAGGTAAAACAACAGGTAGGTTTCAACGGATCTCTTGAAGAGTTTATCACTTTTGTAAAAACGGATCCGAAAGCAATGCCTTACAAGACTTCTAAAGATGTTTTAAACGGCTTCAACAGCATTCTGGCGAAGATTACTCCTAAGCTGAAAACGATGTTTAACGTAACACCGAAAACTAAGTTTGAAATCCGGCAGACAGAAAAATTCAGAGAGGCAAGTGCCAGCGCAGAATATATTCCGGGCACTCCCGATGGGAAAAGACCGGGAATCTTCTATGTTCCGCTTCCGGATCCTACAAAGTTCAATGTAACTTCAGGAATGGAATCTCTTTTCCTTCATGAGGCTATTCCCGGGCACCACTATCAGGTTTCTTTACAACAGGAAAATGAAAAGCTCCCCAAGTTTATGAGATTCGGATGGTTTGGAGCGTATGGTGAGGGATGGGCTCATTATTGTGAGACTTTAGGCCCGGAATTTGGGCTGTATACAGATCCTTATCAAAAAATGGGGTATTTAAGCGATCAGATGCTGAGAGCGGTAAGACTTGTTGTAGATACAGGTCTTCATACCGGAAAAATGTCAAGGGAGGAAGCGATCAAATATTTCTTAAGCAACATTTCTTACGATGAAGGAGCTGCAGTGGCAGAAGTGGAAAGATATATGGCAATGCCGGGACAGGCATTAGGATATAAAATCGGATCATTAAGAATCCGTGAACTCAGAGAAAAGTATCAGAAAGAACTGGGAACAAAATTCAGTCTGGCAAGCTTCCACGATGAAGTATTAAGCCAGGGATGCCTTCCTCTGGATGTTCTGAACAGGAAAATGGAGCTTTGGGCTAAAAAACAAAAATAG
- a CDS encoding biopolymer transporter ExbD, whose product MKIQRRNKANPEFSLAAMTDVILLMLIFFMITSSAANQSAIDVNLPKAGATDDNIPNPVTVSIKPDGSFFVDDNPVNRGELEQIIVNKLASQPNKSFTIRADENTLHKDVVFVMEIAEKNKFNIAIATVKDK is encoded by the coding sequence ATGAAAATTCAGAGAAGAAATAAAGCGAATCCGGAATTCAGTTTAGCAGCGATGACTGACGTCATCCTGTTGATGCTGATTTTCTTTATGATAACATCTTCAGCAGCCAATCAAAGTGCTATAGATGTGAACCTTCCTAAGGCAGGAGCTACAGACGACAATATCCCTAATCCAGTGACCGTAAGTATTAAACCGGATGGCTCATTTTTTGTGGATGACAATCCTGTAAACAGGGGAGAGCTTGAACAGATTATCGTAAATAAACTGGCCAGCCAGCCTAATAAGTCATTTACCATCAGAGCAGATGAAAATACTTTGCACAAAGATGTGGTTTTTGTGATGGAAATTGCCGAAAAAAATAAATTTAACATCGCCATTGCGACGGTTAAAGATAAATAA
- a CDS encoding MotA/TolQ/ExbB proton channel family protein — MLLTELSQILFAQIATPAVATDNLEFSFWKIMFHGGAFAKIVMVTVLLLGVFSLYLFFERFFFIKRLASKTDSNFMNNIEDFIKAGKIEAASDYCKTQNSPEGRILEKGISRLGRPVSDIVSAMEAQAQVEVANMEKNLNLLAVVPSIAPMLGLLGTVIGMIIAFFNLSHATGSFSPKTLSEGIYTALGQTAVGLAVAIPANFCYNILLTRIDKFVLKAQNMSGEFLDLINKPL, encoded by the coding sequence ATGCTGTTAACGGAACTTTCACAGATTTTATTTGCACAAATCGCTACACCCGCAGTTGCCACAGATAATTTAGAATTTTCATTTTGGAAAATCATGTTCCATGGAGGAGCCTTCGCTAAAATAGTGATGGTAACCGTATTGCTGTTGGGCGTATTTTCTTTGTATCTGTTTTTTGAAAGATTTTTCTTTATCAAAAGACTTGCTTCAAAGACAGATTCCAATTTCATGAACAATATTGAAGATTTTATCAAAGCGGGTAAGATCGAAGCTGCCAGTGACTACTGTAAAACGCAGAATTCACCGGAAGGAAGAATCCTTGAAAAAGGAATTTCCAGATTGGGAAGACCTGTTTCGGATATTGTAAGTGCTATGGAGGCACAGGCACAGGTAGAAGTAGCCAATATGGAGAAAAACCTGAATCTTTTGGCTGTGGTTCCGAGTATTGCTCCTATGTTGGGACTTTTGGGAACGGTTATCGGGATGATCATTGCGTTCTTTAATTTATCTCATGCTACAGGATCATTCTCACCAAAAACACTTTCTGAAGGTATTTATACTGCTCTGGGACAAACGGCTGTTGGTCTTGCAGTTGCTATTCCGGCAAACTTCTGTTATAATATTCTTTTAACCAGAATCGATAAGTTTGTTTTGAAGGCTCAGAATATGTCTGGAGAGTTTTTAGACTTAATCAACAAACCTTTATAA
- the bcp gene encoding thioredoxin-dependent thiol peroxidase, with product MLKVGDKLPEFEGLNQDGEAINSSKLIGKKLVVFFYPQASTPTCTVEACNLSDNYSKLKKAGFQLLGVSGDSIKKQKNFHSKFAFPYDLIADENRDIIEKFGVWKEKKTFGKTYMGIVRTTFIFDENGICSRVIEKVTSKTAADQILEG from the coding sequence ATGCTTAAAGTTGGAGATAAATTACCTGAATTTGAAGGACTCAATCAAGATGGGGAAGCTATAAATTCATCAAAATTAATCGGGAAAAAACTTGTCGTGTTCTTTTACCCGCAAGCCAGCACCCCTACCTGCACTGTGGAAGCATGTAACCTGAGCGACAATTATTCTAAGCTTAAAAAAGCCGGATTCCAATTATTGGGAGTGAGTGGTGATTCCATAAAAAAGCAAAAAAACTTCCATAGTAAATTTGCTTTTCCTTATGATCTTATTGCTGATGAAAATAGAGATATCATCGAGAAATTTGGTGTCTGGAAGGAAAAGAAAACTTTTGGGAAAACCTATATGGGGATCGTAAGAACCACATTTATTTTTGACGAAAATGGTATCTGCTCAAGAGTAATAGAAAAGGTAACGTCCAAAACGGCAGCCGACCAGATTCTGGAAGGATAA
- a CDS encoding RNA methyltransferase, with amino-acid sequence MVHKLKLEELNRIDVETFKKIDKIPLVIILDNIRSMHNVGATFRTADAFLIEKIILCGITPQPPHREIHKAALGATESVDWYHEADTNTAIADLKSKDYEIVGIEQTTNSTLITDFTIDTSKKYALVLGNEVEGISDEVLPNIDVFLEIPQLGTKHSLNVSVCGGIVMWEFAKALK; translated from the coding sequence TTGGTACACAAATTAAAACTGGAAGAACTGAACAGAATCGATGTAGAAACGTTCAAGAAGATTGATAAGATTCCATTGGTTATCATTTTAGATAACATTAGAAGTATGCACAACGTAGGAGCCACTTTCAGAACAGCAGATGCCTTTTTGATCGAAAAAATAATCCTTTGCGGAATTACTCCTCAGCCGCCACACCGTGAAATTCATAAAGCAGCATTGGGAGCAACGGAAAGTGTAGACTGGTATCATGAAGCAGACACCAACACAGCCATTGCGGACCTGAAAAGTAAAGATTATGAAATTGTGGGCATCGAGCAGACGACCAACAGTACACTGATCACAGATTTCACAATTGATACATCAAAAAAATACGCCCTGGTTTTAGGGAATGAAGTAGAAGGAATCAGTGATGAAGTTTTACCCAATATCGATGTATTCCTGGAAATTCCGCAACTTGGCACCAAGCATTCCCTGAATGTAAGTGTATGCGGTGGAATTGTAATGTGGGAATTTGCAAAAGCCTTAAAATAA
- a CDS encoding spore maturation protein — MVLSRIWSAFIIIAIAIASIKYISSSNYKTIFNDMVVGKGGDTVQIAAQPISAVSPVVKDSLMKKTDFADGRIHYKTTDSLKQNVKVYRVQEADGVIGTSETAVKICLGLIGIMTLFMGFMSIAEKAGGINLLSRFIQPFFSKLFPDIPKNHPAFGHMLMNFSANLLGLDNAATPFGLKAMESLQTLNPNKDTASNSQIMFLCLHAGGMTLIPVSIIAIRASMGSKTPTDIFLPCMIATFAATLAAMIIVSLYQKINLLRPVVIAYVGGISAIIALLVVYLVQLSKDELDDFSKVLSNGLILFIFLAIVLGAVYKKINVFDAFIEGAKEGFTTCVKIIPYLVGMLIAISLLRTSGVFDVIIDGMKWVANAASLDPRFVDGLPTALIKPLSGSGARGMMVDTMATFGADSFQGKLAAVLQGSSDTTFYVIAVYFGAVAVKNTRYTVIAMLLADLVGVITAIALAYLFLPR; from the coding sequence ATGGTTCTCAGCAGAATTTGGTCGGCTTTTATTATCATTGCCATTGCCATTGCCAGTATAAAATACATTTCATCAAGCAACTACAAAACCATTTTTAATGATATGGTGGTTGGGAAAGGCGGTGATACCGTGCAGATTGCAGCCCAGCCAATATCAGCAGTTTCCCCTGTCGTAAAAGACAGTTTGATGAAAAAAACAGATTTTGCTGACGGCAGAATCCATTATAAAACAACCGACTCCCTCAAACAAAATGTAAAGGTTTATCGAGTTCAGGAAGCAGATGGCGTGATCGGAACCTCAGAAACCGCTGTAAAAATATGTCTCGGCCTGATTGGAATCATGACGCTTTTTATGGGGTTCATGAGTATCGCTGAAAAGGCAGGAGGCATCAATCTTTTAAGCCGGTTTATCCAACCGTTCTTTTCAAAACTATTCCCGGATATTCCTAAAAACCATCCGGCTTTCGGGCATATGCTGATGAATTTCAGCGCCAATCTTCTGGGCTTGGACAATGCCGCGACTCCATTTGGATTAAAAGCTATGGAAAGTCTCCAGACTTTAAATCCGAATAAAGATACTGCCAGCAATTCACAGATCATGTTTCTCTGTCTTCATGCGGGAGGAATGACCCTGATTCCGGTATCCATTATCGCCATAAGAGCATCAATGGGCTCCAAAACTCCGACAGATATCTTTCTCCCATGTATGATTGCCACCTTTGCCGCAACATTGGCTGCGATGATTATTGTTTCTTTATACCAAAAGATCAATCTTCTCCGTCCGGTAGTTATTGCTTATGTAGGTGGTATTTCAGCCATTATCGCTTTACTCGTAGTCTATCTGGTACAATTGAGTAAAGATGAGCTGGATGATTTCAGTAAAGTTTTAAGTAACGGGCTTATTCTCTTTATTTTCCTCGCTATTGTACTGGGGGCAGTTTATAAGAAGATCAACGTTTTTGATGCCTTTATTGAGGGAGCAAAAGAAGGGTTTACAACCTGTGTAAAGATTATTCCTTATCTGGTAGGAATGCTGATCGCTATTTCTTTATTAAGAACTTCGGGTGTATTTGATGTGATTATTGACGGAATGAAGTGGGTGGCCAATGCAGCGAGCCTTGACCCTAGATTTGTGGATGGTCTGCCAACGGCCTTAATTAAACCCCTGTCCGGTTCCGGAGCACGCGGAATGATGGTTGACACGATGGCTACCTTTGGAGCAGACAGCTTCCAGGGTAAATTAGCTGCCGTTCTTCAGGGAAGCTCAGATACCACATTCTACGTGATTGCAGTATATTTTGGTGCCGTAGCGGTAAAGAACACAAGATACACGGTAATTGCTATGCTTCTGGCTGATCTGGTGGGCGTTATTACAGCAATTGCGTTGGCATATCTCTTTTTGCCTAGATAA
- a CDS encoding DUF1572 family protein: protein MITESLRSLYNRDLNKLKTEIEAYQKEENLWKTDKNISNSAGNLCLHLVGNLNHFIGTHLGNTEYVRQRDLEFSLKDVPKAELITKVEATAAMIDSVLSQLSEQDLKNEYPLVVFESKMTTDYFLIHLIAHLDYHLGQINYHRRLLDY from the coding sequence ATGATCACAGAAAGCCTACGATCTCTGTACAACAGGGACTTAAACAAATTGAAAACTGAAATAGAAGCGTATCAAAAGGAAGAAAACCTTTGGAAAACGGATAAAAACATTAGTAATTCAGCCGGTAATCTTTGTCTTCACCTGGTTGGAAATCTTAATCATTTCATAGGAACACATCTTGGAAATACAGAGTATGTAAGACAGCGTGATCTTGAATTTTCATTAAAAGACGTTCCGAAAGCTGAACTGATTACAAAAGTTGAAGCTACTGCAGCCATGATTGATTCTGTTCTTTCTCAACTATCCGAACAAGATCTGAAAAACGAATATCCTCTCGTGGTTTTTGAAAGCAAAATGACCACCGATTATTTCCTGATCCACCTGATTGCGCATCTGGATTATCATTTGGGGCAGATTAATTATCACAGAAGGTTATTGGATTATTAA
- a CDS encoding ferric siderophore ABC transporter substrate-binding protein, giving the protein MRSYTANRNEENKDRIKSALLSVLIWAAILLFVFLYKLKPELDKDPEVVTTMLVNFGDNRNGNGVEEPAEQPGSLAAATEEVTPEPAETPVPETKTVVKPEPAPEPKKVEAKEKIITGNSSKNTVPKKEESKKAEKKEATSTNASKNTKKSGATTANSKTGNGDGKGNAAIGNLIRGRGTKAGSQGTGDGIGNAGDPLGGDGNGDSKVGIDRKLVGYIPGTMGRGGAQPSHSCTASGSITIAYTVDKAGNVVSARRSGGISDPCVSSTSVTWVKKYVKAEKANTSSTGSYKITF; this is encoded by the coding sequence ATGAGAAGCTATACAGCAAATAGAAATGAAGAAAATAAGGATAGGATCAAGAGCGCCCTGCTTTCTGTTCTTATCTGGGCTGCCATTTTGCTTTTTGTTTTTTTATATAAATTAAAACCTGAACTGGACAAAGATCCTGAAGTGGTAACAACCATGCTGGTGAACTTCGGAGACAACAGAAACGGAAATGGTGTTGAAGAACCCGCAGAACAACCGGGAAGCTTAGCTGCTGCCACGGAGGAAGTAACGCCGGAACCCGCAGAAACTCCTGTACCCGAAACAAAAACAGTGGTAAAACCTGAACCTGCTCCTGAACCAAAGAAAGTAGAGGCGAAGGAAAAAATCATTACAGGGAACAGTTCAAAAAATACAGTTCCTAAAAAAGAGGAGTCAAAAAAAGCCGAGAAAAAAGAAGCAACCAGTACCAATGCTTCAAAAAACACTAAAAAATCCGGAGCAACTACGGCCAATTCTAAAACCGGAAACGGCGACGGAAAAGGAAATGCCGCTATCGGAAACCTGATCCGAGGAAGAGGTACAAAAGCCGGAAGCCAGGGAACCGGTGACGGTATTGGAAATGCCGGCGATCCTTTGGGAGGTGACGGAAATGGTGACAGTAAAGTCGGAATCGACAGAAAGCTGGTAGGATACATCCCGGGAACAATGGGAAGAGGAGGGGCACAGCCTTCTCACAGTTGTACAGCCAGCGGATCAATTACCATTGCGTATACGGTAGATAAAGCCGGAAATGTAGTTTCAGCGAGAAGATCAGGAGGTATTTCAGATCCTTGTGTATCGTCCACTTCAGTAACGTGGGTGAAGAAATATGTAAAAGCAGAAAAAGCCAATACATCTTCCACCGGATCGTATAAAATTACCTTCTAG
- a CDS encoding NAD kinase: protein MKAAIYSQKKDLDTFLYLSKFISELESRGVKSVLYDEMAEALQFSKIFETFNNKQDLLDKEVDLFFTFGGDGTIVNSLTFIEDLEIPVVGVNTGRLGFLAFFTKEEAFKELDSILKGNVKTSRRSVIEVVSPKLEGAFPYALNDVTVSRKETTSMITVDSYINDEFLNVFWGDGVIISTPTGSTAYSLSCGGPIISPNNENFVITPIAPHNLNVRPLVVNDKVEIKFRVESRVPQYSLSLDSRLIHIETDKEIIIRKASFQLLLVQPNNLSFYETIRQKLLWGRDKRN from the coding sequence ATGAAGGCAGCTATTTATTCTCAGAAAAAAGATCTTGATACTTTTTTATATCTAAGCAAGTTTATCTCTGAGCTTGAAAGCAGAGGCGTAAAATCCGTTTTGTATGATGAAATGGCAGAAGCCCTTCAATTCTCAAAAATTTTCGAAACATTTAATAACAAACAGGATCTTCTGGATAAAGAAGTGGACCTGTTCTTCACTTTCGGAGGTGACGGTACCATTGTAAATTCACTGACCTTTATTGAAGATCTGGAAATACCGGTAGTCGGTGTAAACACCGGAAGATTAGGGTTTCTGGCATTTTTCACCAAAGAAGAAGCTTTCAAAGAGCTTGACTCTATCCTAAAGGGTAACGTAAAAACCAGTCGTCGTTCGGTCATAGAAGTTGTTTCTCCAAAACTGGAAGGAGCTTTTCCTTATGCCTTGAACGATGTAACCGTTTCCAGAAAAGAAACAACATCGATGATTACGGTAGACTCATACATCAACGATGAGTTTTTAAATGTTTTCTGGGGAGACGGAGTGATTATTTCAACACCAACCGGTTCTACCGCCTACTCATTGAGCTGCGGAGGACCAATTATCTCTCCCAACAACGAAAATTTCGTCATTACCCCGATTGCTCCTCACAATCTGAATGTGAGACCTTTAGTGGTAAATGACAAAGTGGAAATAAAATTCAGGGTGGAAAGCAGGGTTCCTCAGTACTCTCTTTCTTTAGACTCAAGATTAATACACATTGAAACAGACAAGGAAATCATCATCAGAAAGGCTTCTTTTCAGCTTCTTCTGGTACAGCCAAACAACCTTAGTTTCTACGAAACCATTCGTCAGAAGCTGCTTTGGGGAAGAGACAAAAGAAATTAG
- the fbaA gene encoding class II fructose-bisphosphate aldolase: MSRIFPAGVATGQLVTDIFQHAKENKYALPAVNVIGSSNVNATMETAAKLNSPVIIQFSNGGAAFNAGKGLSNDGQKAAILGAIAGAKHIHTLAEAYGATVILHTDHCAKKLLPWIDGLMDANEEFFKQTGKSLYSSHMLDLSEEPLEENLEISARYFERMAKLQMTLEVEIGVTGGEEDGVDNSDVDNSKLYTQPEDVAYTYEKLKAISDNFTIAAAFGNVHGVYKPGNVVLTPKILDNSQKYVQEKFGTAAKPINFVFHGGSGSTLEEIREAIDYGVIKMNIDTDLQFAYTEGVRDYMVNNIDYLRSQIGNPEGEEKPNKKFYDPRVWVRKGEETFSTRLVQAFEDLNNVNTLK; encoded by the coding sequence ATGAGTAGAATTTTTCCGGCAGGAGTTGCCACAGGTCAGTTAGTTACTGATATTTTTCAGCATGCTAAAGAAAATAAATATGCACTACCTGCAGTAAACGTAATTGGATCAAGCAACGTAAATGCGACAATGGAAACTGCAGCGAAATTAAACTCTCCTGTAATTATCCAGTTTTCAAATGGTGGAGCGGCTTTCAACGCAGGGAAAGGATTAAGCAATGACGGACAAAAAGCGGCTATCTTAGGAGCTATCGCCGGTGCAAAGCACATCCACACTCTTGCTGAAGCTTACGGAGCTACCGTTATTCTACACACAGACCACTGTGCAAAGAAATTACTTCCATGGATTGACGGATTAATGGATGCTAACGAAGAATTCTTCAAGCAGACAGGAAAGTCACTTTATTCTTCTCACATGTTAGACCTTTCTGAAGAGCCTTTAGAAGAAAACCTTGAGATTTCGGCCCGTTATTTCGAAAGAATGGCTAAACTTCAGATGACTCTTGAAGTAGAAATCGGAGTTACCGGAGGTGAAGAAGATGGTGTTGACAACTCAGACGTTGATAATTCTAAATTATATACTCAACCTGAGGATGTAGCTTATACTTATGAAAAGTTAAAGGCTATTTCTGATAACTTTACGATCGCTGCTGCATTTGGCAACGTTCATGGAGTGTACAAGCCAGGAAACGTAGTTCTTACTCCGAAAATCCTTGATAATTCTCAGAAATATGTTCAGGAAAAATTCGGAACTGCTGCTAAGCCGATCAACTTCGTATTCCACGGAGGATCAGGATCTACTTTAGAAGAGATCAGAGAAGCAATCGACTACGGAGTAATTAAAATGAATATCGATACTGACCTTCAGTTTGCATATACAGAAGGCGTTAGAGATTATATGGTGAACAATATCGACTATTTGAGATCTCAAATCGGAAACCCTGAAGGAGAGGAAAAACCTAACAAAAAATTCTATGACCCAAGAGTTTGGGTAAGAAAAGGTGAAGAAACTTTCTCTACAAGATTGGTACAGGCATTTGAAGATTTAAATAACGTAAATACTTTAAAATAA
- a CDS encoding CBS domain-containing protein, with protein sequence MFIKDYISKDFPCFSLSDSIESARNMLEDFGYSHVFIKKSNHFYGALAKDFLYEEDGGTLKDLEHQIERFAIQEDSNIMDSIRLFYTFSSNVIPVINKNEKYLGYISCDDIFQDLSRYPLFSESGAILTIETPARKYSMTEIANIVESNNSKFYGGFISFMSDEVIHVTIKISNENLASIDSTFDRYDYRIVEKYYSDEKTDLFKDRFGFFQKFIEI encoded by the coding sequence ATGTTTATTAAGGACTATATCTCAAAAGACTTCCCGTGTTTTAGCCTGTCTGATTCAATAGAGTCGGCCCGAAATATGTTAGAAGATTTTGGATATTCCCATGTTTTCATCAAAAAATCCAACCACTTTTACGGAGCCCTGGCCAAGGACTTTCTCTATGAGGAAGACGGCGGAACTTTAAAAGATCTGGAACATCAGATCGAACGTTTTGCGATCCAGGAAGACAGTAATATTATGGACAGTATCCGTCTGTTTTATACATTCAGCTCAAACGTAATTCCGGTGATTAATAAAAATGAAAAGTATCTGGGGTATATTTCCTGTGATGATATTTTTCAGGACCTGTCCCGTTACCCCTTATTTTCCGAATCAGGCGCTATCCTTACGATAGAAACTCCTGCCCGAAAGTATTCGATGACAGAGATCGCCAATATTGTGGAGAGCAATAATTCCAAATTTTATGGCGGATTTATAAGCTTTATGTCAGACGAGGTGATCCATGTCACCATAAAGATCAGCAATGAAAACCTGGCGTCAATAGACTCTACTTTTGACCGGTACGACTACAGAATTGTTGAAAAATACTATTCTGATGAGAAAACCGACCTGTTTAAGGACCGATTCGGTTTTTTCCAAAAATTTATAGAAATATAA